The Hypanus sabinus isolate sHypSab1 unplaced genomic scaffold, sHypSab1.hap1 scaffold_547, whole genome shotgun sequence genome has a segment encoding these proteins:
- the LOC132389360 gene encoding NACHT, LRR and PYD domains-containing protein 3-like, with protein sequence MAQCSSRGGVPVASTSGKDTVITELLASWNDFQLLHLTDFYRDRLEQAMEGGVHGVSLALTAKNQFSGEEHRKISDLADKGERADSSKLLLSLVTEKGSRARRVMWETFVKMRIGVPKFDKILKEIQEHGCVPVHRPVPEIPRELKDVQQKHKETLRAQTETLRVNTILMREKVKVFQLVDRYAELTVISTVRDRRLVEHELLARGRDHGDWREKHLRRELEKIRTDQLFQSSFSWSKSKSGSSAAVAGVPGIGKTTMVQKIVHDWATGKIFQQFQFVFSFKFRDLNSINCRINMRELILDQYPYFGNILREVWKNPEGLLFIFDGLDEFKHGIDFADCRRDTEPMHQCPDPEWWCEVSDIVYSLIQGKLLPGCSVLVTTRPTALHLLEKADISVWAEILGFLGEERKEYFLRHFKDQTVAEAVFKHVKENEILYTLSYNPSYCWILALALGPFFTQRVRDPLRVPKTITQLYSYYIYNILKNHGREIENPRDVLLRVGQMAFRGVSENKIVFTDGDLIKYNLQPSQFLSGFLMELLEREDSARSMVYTFPHLTIQEFVAAVAQFLNPHPGDILKFLTETHNTTDGRFEVFLRFVAGLSNPMTARGLEEFLGPFSHQTTCRVIDWVKEEVKRQIGNTESGAGKRSLLNTLHYLFESQNRGLAQAALEPLEILSFSGMTLTPIDCAVLSHAIGLCVTIKQLDLEKCRIQSEGIQQLGPGLHKCQDLRLGENKLGDSGVKLVSAALRNPECKIQKLWLGDVGLTDSGVEDLASPLSKISSLTELDLGSNKLGDSGVKLVSAALRNPECKIQTLVLDNVSLTDSCAEDLVSALSTNRTLMELDLGDNKLADSGVKLVSAALRNLECKIQKLRLDNISLTDSGAEDLVSALSAKPSLKGLSLGYNSLTDRSVPALRRLILTLPSLEWIGLYGNWFSETGEKELRSLREPRPRLTVSL encoded by the exons ATGGCTCAGTGTTCGAGCAGGGGAGGAGTTCCAGTGGCTTCAACATCAGGAAAGGACACGG TGATCACCGAGCTCCTGGCAAGCTGGAATGACTTCCAGCTGCTGCATTTGACGgacttctaccgggacaggctggagcaggcgatggaaggaggggtgcacggagtgagcctggcgttaacggccaagaatcagttcagtggagaggaacatcgg aaaatctctgatctcgctgataagggagagcgggcggacagttctaaactcctcctgagcctggtgacggagaaaggctcccgcgcccggagggtgatgtgggaaacctttgtgaaaatgcggattggtgtcccaaagtttgacaaaatactgaaggaaatacaggaaCATG GTTGTGTTCCGGTCCATCGACCCGTACCGGAGATTCCCAGAGAACTGAAAG atgttcaacagaaacacaaggagaccctgcgggcacaaactgaaacactgagagtgaacacgatcctgatgagggagaaggtgaaggttttccagctggttgatcgatacgctgagctcacggtcatttctactgttcgagatcggagactggtggaacatgagctgctggcaagaggcagagaccatggCGATTGGAGAGAAAAACATCTCCGCAGAGAActggaaaaaatccggactgatcagttgttccagagcagcttttcctggagtaaatccaaatctgggagttcggcagcagtggccggagtcccggggatcgggaaaacaacaatggtacaaaagattgttcatgactgggccacggggaaaatattccaacaattccagtttgttttcagtttcaaattccgcgatttaaactccattaactgcaGGATAAACAtgagggaactgattctggatcaataTCCCTACTTTGGGAATAttctgagagaggtctggaagaacccagagggattgctgtttatattcgatggtttggatgaattcaagcaCGGAATCGATTTTGCTGACTGTCGGAGAGACACAGAACCCAtgcaccagtgcccagatcctgagtggtggtgtgaagtgtctgacattgtgtacagtttaatccagggcaagctgctcccagggtgttcagtgctggtcaccacccgccccactgcattacatttattggaaaaggctgatatcagtgtctgggctgaaatcctgggatttctTGGTGAGGAGCGGAAGGAATATTTCCTCAGACATTTTaaagatcagacggtggcagaagctgttttcaaacacgtgaaggagaacgagatcctgtacaccttgAGCTACAACCcatcctactgctggatccttgcTCTGGCACTGGgacccttcttcacacaaagagtcagggacccactgcgagttcccaagaccatcacccaactgtactcctactatatttacaacatcctgaaaaaccacgggcgtgagattgagaacccccgtgatgtgttactcagggttggtcagatggccttcagaggagtgtctgagaacaagattgtgtttacagatggagatttgatcaagtacaatctgcagccttcccagttcctgtccgggttcctaatggagcttttggagagagaggattctgctcGGAGcatggtgtacacattcccacacctcaccatccaagagtttgtagctgcagtcgcacaattcctgaatccacatcccggggatatcctgaaattcctcactgaaacccacaacacgacagatgggcgatttgaggtattcctccgttttgttgctggtctctccaatccaatgacagctcggggcctggaggagtttctgggtccattttctcatcaaacaacctgcagggtgattgactgggtgaaggaggaggttaaacgccagattggaaacacagagagtggagctggtaaaaggagcctcctgaacacattgcactacctgtttgagtctcagaatcgtggactggctcaggctgCACTGGAACCTTTGGAAATACTTTCgttcagtggaatgacactgaccccgattgactgtgcGGTCCTATCTCATGCCATCGGACTCTGTGTTACAATAAAACAGCTCGACCTGGAGAAATGCCGCATTCagagtgaaggaatccagcagctgggacccgggctgcacaagtgccaggactTGAG acttggggagaataaactgggagattcaggagtgaaactggtgtctgcggctctgaggaacccggaatgtaaaatacagaaactgtg gctgggggatgtcggtctcacagattctggcgTTGAGGATCTCGCTTCCCCTCTCAGTAAAATATCATCACTAACGGAGCTGGACCTGGGtagtaataaactgggagattcaggagtgaaactggtgtctgcggctctgagaaACCCGgaatgtaaaatacagacactcgt gctggacaATGTCAGTCTCACAGATTCttgtgccgaggatctcgtctccgctctcagtacaaaccgaaCGCTGATGGAGCTGGACCTGGGTGATAATAAACTGGCAGATTCCGGAGTCAAACTGGTGTCTGCTGCTCTGAGGAAcctggagtgtaaaatacagaaactgcg gctggacaatatcagtctcacagattctggtgccgaggatcttgtCTCTGCACTCAGTGCCAAACCATCACTGAAGGGGTTGAGCCTTGGTTACAACtcgctgacagaccgatctgtacccgctctccgccgcctcatactgaccctcccgagtctggagtggatcgg ATTGTACGGGAATTGGTTCAGTGAGACtggggagaaggaactgagatctctgcggGAACCCAGACCCAGACTGACAGTGTCCCTGTGA